The Deinococcus sp. YIM 134068 genome has a window encoding:
- a CDS encoding transposase has translation MTTENAAGDAPRLYQAVLAQLQTGLWNDIRNARTLAWMVAGLLLSQRSFLPAWLPHIHSSATFAQSNERRLRRWLENPAIDPTTIYGPLVIRALRDWGGHTLILALDTSVLFEKFCLIRVSVLFRGRAVPLVSRVLEHPSAQVSTAQLLPVLAEVKGLLDFLGQPEVRLLADRGFCDTQLMAWLRVCGWHYRIRIKSSLILAAPDGQRLCKVGEVRLSPRETRCFHNVTLTGQHFGPVHVALGRPLDGPEQWQVVSDEPTSIETFAEYGERFQIEEGFLDEKSGLFGLEDSKLRDAASLERLILVLAVATLLLVSEGVQIVQRGDRRVVDPHWQRALSYLKIGLRAVQYALSRGQAVFLRLTLQGKPDPEPLSGRKRPHTVLQTTLEVGWQLVFRSPS, from the coding sequence GTGACAACTGAAAATGCCGCCGGGGACGCTCCTCGACTCTACCAGGCTGTCCTGGCTCAGCTCCAGACTGGTCTGTGGAACGACATTCGCAATGCGCGCACCCTCGCCTGGATGGTCGCAGGCCTGCTGCTCTCCCAGCGCAGCTTCCTCCCGGCCTGGCTGCCCCACATCCACTCCAGCGCCACCTTCGCTCAGAGCAACGAACGCCGACTTCGTCGGTGGCTGGAGAATCCAGCCATCGACCCCACCACCATTTACGGTCCACTCGTGATCCGTGCCCTGCGCGACTGGGGCGGGCACACTCTGATCCTGGCCTTGGACACCAGTGTCCTGTTCGAGAAGTTCTGCCTGATTCGCGTTTCGGTCCTGTTCCGGGGACGAGCGGTGCCGCTCGTCTCGCGCGTCCTCGAACACCCCAGCGCTCAGGTCAGCACGGCTCAACTGCTACCCGTCCTGGCCGAAGTCAAAGGCCTGCTCGATTTCCTCGGTCAGCCTGAGGTCCGCCTTTTGGCGGACCGGGGGTTCTGCGACACGCAACTGATGGCCTGGCTGCGAGTCTGCGGGTGGCACTACCGTATCCGCATCAAGTCCAGCCTGATCCTCGCTGCGCCAGACGGCCAGCGGCTGTGCAAAGTGGGCGAGGTCAGACTCTCACCCAGGGAAACCCGTTGCTTTCACAACGTCACCCTCACCGGGCAGCATTTTGGTCCGGTTCACGTGGCTCTGGGCCGTCCATTGGACGGCCCAGAGCAGTGGCAGGTCGTGAGCGACGAGCCGACCAGCATCGAGACCTTCGCCGAGTATGGAGAACGCTTCCAGATCGAGGAAGGCTTTCTGGACGAGAAAAGCGGCCTGTTCGGTCTGGAAGATTCCAAGCTGCGAGACGCTGCCAGTCTGGAACGCCTGATTCTGGTGCTGGCGGTCGCAACCTTGCTGCTCGTGTCCGAAGGGGTTCAGATTGTGCAGCGCGGGGATCGACGTGTCGTCGATCCCCACTGGCAGCGGGCACTGAGCTATCTCAAGATCGGTCTCCGGGCTGTTCAATACGCGCTGAGCCGAGGTCAGGCGGTCTTCCTCCGCCTGACCCTCCAGG